A single region of the Podospora pseudopauciseta strain CBS 411.78 chromosome 1, whole genome shotgun sequence genome encodes:
- a CDS encoding hypothetical protein (EggNog:ENOG503NXET; COG:P), protein MGLKSHRWDPTTWRLKDFVNLDEIGPRMWTSFKENWYMGFTSFGGPPVHFKIFHDKYVSKLSWIDETVYQELFSICQAFSGPGSTKMHYCINLLRLGFPPAVLSFFLWSLPGALGMFGLAIGISNVGETLPGAVYALLSGLNAATVGIIALAAVQLAQKAITDKLTRLLVYLGAAAGLLYNALWYFPVLMLAAGVVAVVWDFRWLHGPVLWVVSKVKKGKVRDEEREVELREQRVPGGSGAEREVVREEDGKGTRERVSTGGDNADGQSQQQLRREEEEAEERVVPRSHQISVMSWKSGLALIVAFLASFVAVMLTRGLIPANPLLYRLFSNLYLAGTIIFGGGPVVIPLLREYIVAENWVSPRDFLIGLALIQGFPGPNFNFAVYLGTLTAINGGYSGVLGGLLGFLAIFLPGLWTVHGTMGLWSAIRGWRWVKSSLRGVNAAAVGLIYTAVYRLWQIGWIDEGFSQGKSLADDPWWVVVTAGSYVGGAWFGVEPPVACIFGAVLGLVRYGVVEAQGY, encoded by the exons aTGGGCCTCAAATCCCACCGCTGGGACCCAACAACATGGCGTCTCAAGGACTttgtcaacctcgacgagaTCGGCCCTCGGATGTGGACTTCTTTCAAGGAGAACTGGTACATGGGGTTCACCTCTTTTGGTGGCCCGCCGGTGCATTTCAAGATT TTCCACGATAAATACGTCTCCAAACTCTCCTGGATCGACGAGACAGTC TACCAAGAGCTTTTCTCCATCTGCCAAGCCTTCTCCGGCCCCGGCTCGACAAAAATGCACTACtgcatcaacctcctccgcctcggtTTCCCCCCAGccgtcctctccttcttcctctggtCGCTCCCCGGTGCGTTGGGGATGTTTGGTCTTGCGATTGGTATCTCCAACGTTGGAGAAACACTTCCCGGTGCGGTTTATGCGTTGCTATCTGGCCTCAACGCGGCTACTGTTGGGATTATTGCTCTGGCGGCTGTGCAATTGGCGCAAAAGGCTATTACGGACAAGCTGacgaggttgttggtttATTTGGGCGCGGCGGCCGGGTTGTTGTACAATGCTCTATGGTACTTTCCCGTTTTGAtgctggcggcgggggtggtggctgtggtgTGGGATTTTAGGTGGTTGCATGGGCCGGTTTTGTGGGTTGTGagcaaggtgaagaaggggaaggtcagagatgaggagagggaggtggaatTGAGGGAGCAACGAGTGCCGGGGGGTTCGGGGGCCGAGAGGGAGGTTGtaagggaggaggatgggaaggggaccAGGGAGAGGGTTTCAACTGGGGGTGACAATGCGGACGGGCAGTCGCAACAGCAGCTCagacgggaggaggaagaggcagaggagAGGGTTGTGCCGAGGAGCCACCAGATCAGCGTCATGTCCTGGAAGTCAGGGCTGGCGCTGATTGTGGCTTTTCTGGCGTCGTTTGTCGCGGTTATGCTCACTCGTGGCCTCATCCCGGCAAACCCGTTGCTGTATAGGCTGTTTAGCAACCTCTACCTGGCGGGTACGATTATTTTTGGGGGCGGGCCGGTGGTTATCCCGCTGTTGAGGGAGTATATCGTTGCGGAGAATTGGGTTTCCCCTAGAGACTTCTTGATTGGGCTGGCGCTTATCCAGGGGTTTCCGGGGCCGAATTTCAACTTTGCTGTTTACTTGGGTACCCTCACGGCGATTAATGGGGGGTATTCTGGGGTGCTGGGAGGGCTTTTGGGTTTCTTGGCGATCTTCTTGCCTGGGTTGTGGACTGTTCATGGGACCATGGGTCTTTGGAGTGCGAttagggggtggaggtgggtgaaGAGCTCGTTGAGGGGTGTgaatgctgctgctgttgggctgATTTACACGGCCGTGTATAGACTGTGGCAGATTGGGTGGATTGATGAGGGGTTCAGTCAGGGGAAGAGTTTGGCGGATGATCCTTGGTGGGTGGTTGTTACGGCGGGAAGCTACGTGGGTGGTgcttggtttggggttgagCCGCCGGTAGCGTGTATCTTTGGGGctgtgttggggttggtgaggtatggggttgttgaggctCAGGGGTATTGA
- a CDS encoding hypothetical protein (COG:K; EggNog:ENOG503P0RG): MSNDPTVRRLLPQNSQMGSFSFAPPAYQQQPRETQKNYVFVDEHNRHKRLKVMRACEGCRRRKIKCDAATTNTWPCSACIRLKLVCVRPNGFDGSSEPQVYEPPRSQFETSHVHEGFRQPLPLQDQQQLLGHAPKPNLYAPQTSYQDTSALYHAVQYSDSQTVPHNLQYQPVHHAVSAVNVVDHQYGAQAAFPTPPMQQPSHPASPADTYQSEYAQQDLADLLGSLKVNEAGTAPYLNSKMQSMREEDPVVEEGDEYKSLLPPLTAGLGGSKIRIPPELMPDDDTVLQYLDLYFTNAHPYVPVLDKAHFYQQWHDNRESISPLLLEAMFAISGRLADEPAQGQQWLALATRHADSFMDIPRLSTLQALMILLKARESAPKRGYYYRSWMSIEQCVQLGKDLGLDEHYGDHRHGRSCGSSPSECALKTRIWQTLFTVEMMIGSPQGRTDFQVEEDTVDFNVPRLLPNQDESEYHVSRNFTYLARVVRNVSRMVVVYGRLKKSKEVKEWGLDPDFVQISPALDAWLAEIPADMSITYPANGSPPWLPSAFVGNVHSYYYLSIILFNRPQLAFLSPSTPGGQWKHHMLVSYNAAKMLCRLQEAVMGAYGLNGLLCMQRGINFTIYAVLACIVLHLVALTSPDPDLNSEAREYFTRHMRILEKCMSSWPMPDMQRQIDSVREAFSADVRKPFVLKPSFPYGSPHSNSHPSPPGPRLLDTQVPHSQVSYSLPITPISTVGPLDSKSDSSPGVQSLGMMPSGHGAQAPAAVPQSSLALAEAPPAWNPSRIFDQWNTSFGTPPVQSSPTGGQGGGGGGAMSASSGASDTASIHDMHAVQAQLRTAAQQQQPMPAAAAQYSAAAAPVQNFVTPAMWQESVASVYEAGGGLKRGWDYDGHMPVSKRHH; encoded by the exons atgtccAACGACCCTACAGTGCGCCGGCTGCTCCCTCAAAACTCCCAGATGGGGAGCTTCAGCTTTGCGCCTCCGGCTTATCAGCAGCAACCACGAGAGACGCAAAAGA ACTATGTCTTTGTGGACGAACATAACCGTCACAAGCGGTTGAAGG TGATGAGAGCTTGCGAGGGATGCCGGAGGAGAAAGATCAAGTGTGACGCTGCCACCACAAACACCTGGCCCTGCTCAGCATGCATACGCCTGAAACTTGTCTGTGTTCGTCCGAACGGCTTCGACGGGTCGTCTGAACCTCAGGTCTACGAACCACCACGATCCCAGTTTGAGACCTCGCATGTGCATGAGGGCTTCCGACAGCCACTACCACTACAAGATCAACAACAGCTCCTAGGACATGCACCAAAACCTAACCTCTATGCGCCGCAGACATCCTACCAGGACACATCAGCCCTTTACCATGCGGTCCAGTATTCCGATTCTCAGACAGTCCCTCACAATCTACAATATCAACCTGTGCATCACGCCGTCAGTGCTGTCAATGTTGTGGATCACCAGTATGGCGCCCAGGCCGCATTTCCAACACCGCCGATGCAACAACCATCACATCCAGCATCTCCGGCGGACACCTACCAGTCAGAATATGCACAACAAGACTTGGCCGACCTGTTAGGGTCCTTGAAGGTTAACGAGGCAGGGACAGCGCCCTATCTAAACAGCAAGATGCAATCGATGAGGGAAGAAGATCCCgtcgtggaggagggcgacgAATACAAGAGTTTGTTGCCACCACTCACAGCTGGTTTGGGAGGATCCAAAATTCGAATTCCGCCAGAGCTTATGCCGGACGACGACACCGTCCTTCAGTACCTGGACCTGTACTTTACGAATGCCCATCCTTATGTGCCCGTTTTGGATAAAGCCCACTTCTATCAACAGTGGCACGACAACAGGGAATCGATATCGCCCCTTCTTTTGGAAGCCATGTTTGCCATCTCGGGCCGGTTAGCAGACGAACCGGCCCAAGGGCAACAGTGGCTCGCGCTCGCCACCCGCCACGCCGACTCTTTCATGGATATCCCTCGCCTCAGCACGCTACAGGCACTCATGATTCTTCTGAAGGCCCGCGAATCGGCACCGAAGCGAGGCTACTATTACCGTTCATGGATGAGCATCGAGCAGTGTGTCCAGTTGGGCAAGGACTTGGGATTGGATGAGCATTACGGAGACCACCGACACGGCAGGTCTTGTGGGTCGAGCCCATCTGAGTGTGCCCTGAAGACGAGAATTTGGCAGACACTATTCAcggtggagatgatgattGGTTCTCCTCAGG GGCGAACCGATTTTcaggtcgaggaggacaCGGTGGACTTCAACGTGCCGAGGCTGCTACCCAACCAAGATGAATCCGAGTACCACGTTTCGCGCAACTTCACCTACCTCGCCAGAGTGGTTCGCAACGTCAGCcgcatggtggtggtgtacgggcggttgaagaagagcaaggaggtcaaggaatGGGGCCTCGATCCCGATTTCGTCCAGATCAGCCCGGCTCTCGATGCTTGGTTGGCTGAGATACCGGCAGACATGTCGATAACTTATCCAGCCAACGGCTCACCGCCGTGGCTGCCTTCAGCTTTTGTCGGCAACGTCCATTCGTACTACTACTTGTCGATTATCCTGTTCAACAGGCCTCAGCTCGCCTTCTTGTCCCCTTCCACGCCAGGGGGCCAATGGAAACACCACATGCTGGTGTCGTACAACGCAGCCAAGATGCTGTGCAGACTCCAGGAGGCTGTCATGGGCGCGTACGGGCTGAACGGACTGCTGTGCATGCAGCGGGGCATCAACTTTACCATTTACGCGGTGCTCGCATGCATTGTCCTACACCTC GTTGCCTTGACATCACCAGACCCAGACCTGAACTCGGAAGCCAGGGAGTACTTTACGCGCCACATGAGGATCCTGGAAAAGTGCATGAGCTCGTGGCCCATGCCGGACATGCAGAGGCAGATCGACTCGGTGCGGGAGGCCTTTTCTGCGGACGTCCGGAAGCCATTCGTGCTGAAGCCAAGCTTCCCGTACGGTAGCCCGCATTCCAACTCGCACCCCAGCCCGCCCGGGCCCAGGCTCTTGGACACGCAGGTGCCACACTCGCAAGTTAGTTACAGCCTCCCCATCACACCCATCTCCACCGTCGGCCCGCTGGACAGCAAGAGTGACTCCTCTCCCGGTGTACAGTCGCTCGGAATGATGCCTTCCGGCCATGGCGCTCAGGCACCGGCCGCCGTGCCGCAGTCGTCGTTGGCTTTGGCAGAGGCGCCGCCTGCGTGGAACCCGTCGCGGATTTTTGA CCAATGGAACACCTCGTTCGGCACCCCTCCAGTCCAGTCGTCACCAACAGGGGgacagggtggtggtggtggtggtgcgatGAGCGCTTCATCCGGCGCCTCGGACACGGCGAGCATACACGACATGCACGCGGTGCAGGCGCAGCTTAGGACAGCtgcacagcagcagcagcccatgccggcggcagcagcgcaGTATTCGGCCGCCGCGGCTCCGGTGCAGAACTTTGTCACACCGGCCATGTGGCAAGAGTCGGTGGCGAGCGTGTACGAGGCTGGGGGTGGGCTGAAGCGAGGGTGGGATTATGATGGGCATATGCCTGTTAGCAAGCGACACCACTGA
- a CDS encoding hypothetical protein (COG:S; EggNog:ENOG503P312; BUSCO:EOG09264O3B), translated as MREVDNANPSILNVSQLPSRSRKVTTPRQGPDSKCDNIVYSKRPWLCGSSSSEDEDLEEEYGEDPVDAQDIYDLISPISDPEHPHTLGQLSVVQLPDIHLTPPPTERRGDKLVTVTVDLTPTVNHCSLATVIGLAVRYRLEQTLPPNYRFDVRMKDGSHAQDDQVNKQLGDKERVAAALENDTLKGMLDKMLETCV; from the exons ATGCGCGAAGTCGACaacgccaacccctccatcctcaacgTCTCACAGCTTCCGAGCAGAAGTCGGAAAGTGACCACACCGAGGCAGGGACCGGACTCGAAATGCGACAATATTGTCTATTCTAAGCGTCCATGGCTGTGTGGgtcatcctcatcagagGATGAGGACCTCGAGGAGGAGTACGGCGAGGACCCTGTGGATGCCCAGGACATCTACG ACCTTATTTCCCCAATATCAGACCCCGAACACCCTCATACTCTGGGGCAGCTCTCGGTGGTCCAACTACCTGACATCCACCTGACTCCTCCGCCCACTGAGCGCCGAGGAGACAAACTGGTCACGGTCACTGTTGATCTGACACCTACCGTCAACCACTGCTCTCTTGCCACTGTCATCGGTTTGGCAGTGCGGTACCGGCTGGAGCAGACCCTGCCGCCCAACTACCGCTTTGATGTGAGAATGAAGGATGGCTCTCATGCCCAGGATGACCAAGTCAACAAGCAACTGGGTGACAAAGAGAGAGTCGCCGCGGCTCTGGAAAACGACACACTGAAAGGCATGCTCGATAAGATGCTCGAGACATGCGTGTAA
- a CDS encoding hypothetical protein (EggNog:ENOG503NVZK; COG:J), translating to MPALPSHSSVPKQLPAGTWPAQLARALPTINFWRLGAARRLATTRRASIQPIQPQLPDTLSKMDDDLYDEFGNFIGEAEASEEESEHGVDAGNYAYDDYPEEAPEATGQELMEIDDDGPSNAVILHEDKQYYPTAAQVYGEGVETMVQEEDAQPLTQPIIAPVEQKKFSIEEADLPPVFFDRSFMTDLMNYPEQIRNVALAGHLHHGKTAFMDMLVLETHNINDRLEQRTGKKRDEQLRYTDVHVLERERGLSIKASPMSLVLPNTKGKSHLVNIIDTPGHVDFVDEVAAAFRLVDGVCLVVDVVEGVQVNTEQIIKHAVLEDIPITLIVNKMDRLVLELKLPPNDAYYKLKHVIEEVNTVIENTIPGKGESKRVSPERGNVLFACTSMGWCFTLKSFAKMYSDSFGGVNIEEFAKRLWGDVYFNPRKRSFTRKPVDEGAKRSFVNFILEPIYKIYSHTISESPEDLKGTLAKLGIQLKPSQYKTDPKVLLKLVCEQFFGPSTGFVDMVCEHIPSPAEAAQKKLERYYTGPLDTKVAESMKACDQNGPLVIYVTKLFNTADTKSFNAFGRVMSGIAQPGTEVRVLGEGYSIDDEEDMVVARVAEVFIAETRYNIPTDGVPAGNWVLLGGVDNSIVKTGTIVAKQFEDDEDAYIFKPLTHLTESVLKVAVEPINPSELPKMLDGIRKINKSYPLVTTKVEESGEHIILGTGELYMDCVLHDLRRLYADMEVRVSDPVVRFCETVQDMSATKCYAITPNKKNTITMVAEPLDDGIAKDIESGAVRIRDPPRKTAKFFVDKYDWDLLAARSIWAFGPEEMGPNILQDDTLPGEVDKKRLATVKESIRQGFAWATREGPLCEEPIRNTKFRLIDVALAQETIFRGGGQIIPTARRACYSSFLMASPRLMEPLYSVSMTGPQDSVSMVYNILARRRGHVLSDGPIAGTPLYRVNGLIPVIDSFGFETDLRINTPGQAMVSLVFDRWNMVPGDPLDKEQVTRPLQMASAQATARDFVLKTRRRKGLSEDVSVAKFLEREFYESLVGSGTLGEA from the exons ATGCCAGCACTGCCCTCGCACAGTAGCGTCCCAAAACAGTTGCCTGCCGGGACTTGGCCTGCGCAGTTGGCTCGTGCGCTGCCAACCATTAATTTTTGGAGACTTGGTGCTGCGAGAAGGCTCGCGACGACGCGACGAGCCTCAATCCAGCCAattcaaccccaactccccgATACCCTCAGCAAAATGGATGACGATCTTTATGACGAGTTTGGAAACTTCAT CggcgaggccgaggcttCCGAAGAAGAATCCGAACATGGCGTGGATGCGGGCAACTACGCTTACGATGACTATCCTGAGGAGGCACCAGAGGCCACTGGCCAGGAATTGATGGAAATTGACG ATGATGGTCCATCCAACGCCGTGATCCTCCATGAAGACAAGCAGTACTATCCGACGGCAGCCCAGGTGTATGGCGAGGGGGTTGAGACGATGGttcaggaggaggatgcgcaACCACTAACACAGCCCATCATCGCCCCCGTCGAGCAGAAGAAGTTCAGCATCGAGGAGGCCGACCTTCCACCAGTGTTCTTCGACCGCAGTTTCATGACCGATCTCATGAACTATCCCGAACAGATTCGAAATGTCGCCCTGGCCGGGCACCTGCACCACGGAAAGACGGCGTTTATGGATATGCTGGTATTGGAGACGcacaacatcaacgacaGGCTAGAACAGAGGACAGGGAAGAAGCGGGACGAACAACTCAGATATACCGACGTACATGTGCTAGAGCGGGAAAGAGGATTGTCAATCAAGGCGTCGCCCATGAGCTTGGttctccccaacaccaagggCAAGTCCCATCTCGTCAACATTATCGACACACCCGGCCATGTGGATTTCGTCGATGAGGTTGCCGCGGCGTTTCGGCTGGTGGACGGTGTTtgcttggtggtggatgtggtggagggtgtTCAGGTCAACACAGAGCAGATCATCAAACATGCCGTTCTCGAGGATATCCCGATCACGTTGATCGTCAACAAGATGGATCGCCTGGTTCTCGAACTGAAGCTGCCACCCAACGACGCCTACTACAAGCTCAAGCACGTCATCGAAGAGGTAAACACTGTTATCGAGAACACGATCCCCGGCAAGGGCGAGTCGAAGAGGGTCAGTCCAGAGAGAGGCAATGTGCTGTTTGCATGCACTTCGATGGGCTGGTGCTTTACCCTGAAGTCGTTCGCCAAGATGTACTCCGACAGCTTCGGAGGCGTCAACATCGAGGAGTTTGCTAAACGGTTATGGGGTGATGTCTACTTCAACCCAAGGAAACGGAGCTTCACAAGGAAACCCGTCGATGAAGGTGCTAAGCGGTCCTTTGTCAACTTCATTCTCGAGCCTATCTACAAGATCTATTCTCACACTATTAGTGAGAGCCCGGAGGATCTCAAGGGTACTCTTGCGAAGCTTGGCATCCAACTCAAGCCTTCCCAGTACAAGACGGATCCCAAGGTTCTGTTGAAGCTGGTTTGCGAGCAGTTCTTTGGGCCATCGACCGGGTTCGTTGATATGGTCTGCGAGCACATTCCTTCTCCAGCTGAGGCGGcccagaagaagctcgagcGCTACTACACCGGTCCTCTCGACACAAAAGTTGCCGAGTCGATGAAGGCTTGCGATCAAAACGGACCTCTGGTCATCTATGTCACAAAGCTGTTCAACACGGCTGATACCAAGAGCTTCAATGCTTTTGGGAGAGTGATGAGCGGTATTGCTCAGCCAGGGACCGAGGTTCGGGTATTGGGCGAGGGCTACTCGatcgacgacgaggaagacatGGTCGTGGCCAGAGTAGCCGAGGTCTTCATTGCCGAAACTCGATACAATATCCCAACCGATGGAGTCCCTGCTGGGAACTGGGTCTTGCTGGGCGGCGTTGACAATTCGATCGTGAAGACGGGTACGATTGTAGCCAAGCAGTTcgaggatgacgaagacGCCTACATCTTCAAGCCTCTCACTCACCTGACCGAGTCTGTTCTGAAGGTTGCGGTGGAGCCCATCAACCCATCGGAACTGCCAAAGATGCTGGACGGAATTCGAAAGATCAACAAGAGCTATCCTTTGGTGACTacgaaggtggaggagtctGGCGAACACATCATTCTCGGAACCGGTGAACTCTACATGGATTGTGTGCTGCACGACTTGCGCCGTCTCTACGCCGACATGGAGGTCAGAGTATCGGATCCCGTCGTCCGATTCTGCGAGACGGTACAGGACATGTCAGCCACCAAGTGCTATGCCATCACACCAAACAAGaaaaacaccatcaccatggtGGCCGAGCCATTAGATGATGGCATCGCAAAGGACATCGAGTCAGGGGCCGTGAGGATACGGGACCCGCCTCGAAAGACGGCCAAATTCTTCGTCGACAAGTATGACTGGGACCTTTTGGCGGCCAGAAGCATCTGGGCCTTTGGACCGGAAGAGATGGGTCCAAATATTCTCCAAGACGACACATTGCCAGGAGAG GTCGACAAGAAACGATTAGCCACGGTGAAGGAGTCGATTCGTCAGGGTTTTGCTTGGGCCACCCGAGAAGGCCCACTATGCGAAGAAC CAATCCGCAACACCAAGTTCCGCCTCATCGACGTTGCCCTGGCGCAGGAAACCATCTTCCGTGGCGGCGGCCAGATCATCCCCACGGCCCGCAGGGCGTGCTACTCGTCCTTTTTGATGGCCTCCCCCAGGCTGATGGAGCCGCTCTACTCGGTCTCGATGACTGGACCTCAGGACTCGGTGTCGATGGTGTACAACATTTTggccaggaggaggggccaTGTCTTGTCGGATGGGCCCATCGCGGGCACGCCGCTTTATAGGGTCAATGGGTTGATACCGGTGATTGATAGTTTTGGGTTTGAGACGGATCTGAGGATCAACACGCCGGGGCAGGCGATGGTGAGCTTGGTGTTTGACCGGTGGAATATGGTGCCGGGGGATCCGCTGGACAAGGAGCAGGTTACGAGGCCGCTGCAGATGGCAAGCGCGCAGGCGACGGCGAGGGATTTTGTGCTCAAGActaggaggaggaaggggttgagtGAGGATGTGAGTGTGGCTAagtttttggagagggagttttATGAGAGTTTGGTGGGGAGTGGGACTTTGGGGGAGGCTTGA
- the ERG10 gene encoding erg10, acetyl-CoA C-acetyltransferase (COG:I; EggNog:ENOG503NV1W) yields the protein MAGLPPVYIVSAARTPLGSFLGSLSSLTAIQLGSHAIKSAVERVPEIKPEDVEEVFFGNVLSANLGQAPARQCAIGGGLSESVPCTTINKVCASGLKAIILGAQTIITGNADIVVAGGTESMSNTPHYLPNLRTGTKYGDAGLVDGVQKDGLRDAYGKQELMGMQGELCSQEHNLSREAQDEYAIKTYQKAQAATEAGLFTEIAPIEVPGGRGKPAIKIDRDEEVKNLNIEKLKTVRPVFIPNGGTVTAANAAPINDGAAAVVLVSERKLKELGIKPLAKILGWGDAARDPARFTIAPALAIPKAIKHAGITADDVDYYEINEAFSVVALANIQLLGLDAEKVNVFGGSVAIGHPLGASGARIVTTLTSVLREKKGKIGVAGICNGGGGASALVIENLQ from the exons ATGGCCGGCCTTCCTCCTGTTTACATTGTCAGCGCTGCGCGCACTCCCCTAGGGAGCTTCCTCGG CTCTCTCTCGAGCCTCACTGCTATTCAGCTTGGTTCCCATGCCATCAAGT CTGCGGTTGAGCGTGTGCCCGAGATCAAGCctgaggatgtggaggaggtcttCTTTGGCAATGTCCTCTCTGCCAA CCTCGGCCAAGCCCCAGCCCGCCAGTGCGCCATCGGCGGTGGCCTCTCCGAATCCGTCCCCTGCACAACCATCAACAAGGTCTGCGCCTCCGGACTGAAGGCCATCATTCTCGGTGCCCagaccatcatcaccggcaacgccgacatcgtcgtcgccgGCGGCACCGAGTCCATgtccaacaccccccactACCTCCCCAACCTACGCACCGGCACCAAGTACGGCGACGCCGGCCTCGTCGACGGCGTACAAAAGGACGGCCTCCGCGACGCCTACGGCAAGCAGGAGCTCATGGGCATGCAGGGCGAGCTCTGCAGCCAGGAACACAACCTCTCCCGCGAGGCCCAGGACGAGTACGCCATCAAGACGTACCAAAAGGCCCAGGCCGCCACCGAGGCCGGTCTCTTCACCGAGATCGCCCCCATCGAGGTCCCCGGCGGCCGTGGCAAGCCCGCCATCAAGATTGACCGTgacgaggaggtcaagaacctcaacattgagaagctcaagacTGTTCGCCCGGTCTTTATTCCCAACGGCGGCACTGTCACCGCCGCCAACGCTGCTCCCATCAACGACGGCGCCGCCGCTGTTGTGCTTGTCTCTGAGCgcaagctcaaggagctcGGCATCAAGCCCCTTGCCAAGATCCTTGGTTGGGGCGATGCCGCTCGCGACCCTGCCCGCTTCACCATTGCCCCTGCGCTTGCTATCCCCAAGGCTATCAAGCATGCTGGCATTACtgctgatgatgtcgacTACTATGAGATCAACGAGGCTTTCTCCGTTGTTGCCCTCGCCAACATCcagcttcttggtcttgacgCCGAAAAGGTCAATGTCTTTGGTGGCTCCGTCGCTATCGGCCATCCTTTGGGCGCTTCTGGTGCTCGTATTGTCACCACTCTCACCTCGGTcctgagggagaagaagggcaagattggtgttgctggtatCTGcaatggcggtggcggtgctTCGGCTTTGGTTATTGAGAATCTGCAGTGA
- a CDS encoding hypothetical protein (EggNog:ENOG503NZDY; COG:S) — protein sequence MYQLTAVDGYKYPKPDTYVPEILPIAAGLAAIASDQTLSLFDPTRLNAGPLKQITTDHGNLTCAKVYDPAESIVCTAGENGTVSIWDFRTNPIKPAMQIRGNTDPIPILSLACSNPTHTLAAGTELANHQASILLWDLRSSPSSPKITYTEIHSDDITELTFHPTTPNLLLSGSTDGLLSISDTLITDEDDLVITTFNHGSVHHAGFLNQSFEIYAASHDEKFAIYDMSDGTIEKGAAVLDMGDIREAVGCQYLANVVPKLGGNNGAVVGVGAQDQELFQLVHLVKGGNGQWGLDRESVVALPGAHGQELVRSFVFYDEQQLVITGGEDGAVRSWRPM from the exons ATGTACCAACTCACGGCCGTTGACGGCTACAAATACCCCAAACCAGACACTTATGTTCCGGAAATTCTCCCCATAGCTGCCGGCCTCGCAGCCATTGCTTCAGACCAAACCCTCAGTCTCTTCGACCCCACCAGACTCAACGCCGGCCCTCTCAAGCAAATCACAACCGATCATGGGAACCTCACCTGTGCCAAAGTATACGATCCCGCCGAGTCGATAGTCTGCACCGCAGGTGAGAATGGCACCGTCTCCATCTGGGATTTCAGGACAAATCCCATCAAACCCGCCATGCAAATACGAG GCAACACcgaccccatccccatcctctccctaGCCTGTTCCAACCCCACccacaccctcgccgccggcaCCGAACTAGCCAACCACCAagcctccatcctcctctggGACCTCCGCTCTTCTCCGTCCTCCCCCAAGATCACCTACACCGAAATCCACTCCGACGACATAACCGAACTCACCTTCCACCCgacaacccccaacctcctcctctccggcTCGACCGACGGCCTCCTCTCGATAAGCGACACCCTCATCACCGACGAAGACGACCTCGTCATCACAACCTTCAACCACGGCTCCGTCCACCACGCCGGCTTCCTCAATCAGTCCTTTGAAATCTACGCCGCCTCCCACGACGAAAAGTTCGCCATCTACGATATGTCGGACGGCACCATTGAAAAGGGGGCGGCAGTCTTGGATATGGGGGATATACGAGAGGCGGTGGGGTGTCAGTACCTGGCGAATGTGGTCCCGAAACTTGGGGGTAATAATGGGGcggttgttggggtgggggCGCAGGA CCAAGAACTGTTTCAACTCGTTCATCTCGTCAAGGGAGGGAACGGGCAGTGGGGGTTGGATAGGGAGAGCGTGGTTGCTCTGCCGGGGGCGCACGGGCAGGAGTTGGTGAGGAGTTTTGTTTTCTACGACGAGCAGCAGTTGGTTATCAcggggggtgaggatggggcaGTTCGGTCTTGGAGACCGATGTAG